A stretch of Gemmobacter fulvus DNA encodes these proteins:
- a CDS encoding CaiB/BaiF CoA transferase family protein — protein sequence MAPLSGITILDLTHVLAGPFCATILADLGAHVIKVERPSTGDDTRAFPPFTNGESAYFAALNAGKRSIALDLKAEADRQIFEALLARADVLLENYRPGVMERLGYGWQDLQSRLPRLIYGAVSGFGHSGPEAGKPAYDMVVQARGGVMSITGEEGGPPVRVGASLGDIVAGMYLAQGVLAALYDRSRTGLGAKIDISMLDCQLAIQEHSIAITTATGIPPGRTGARHPTITPFSTYRAADGFFVIAAGNDALFARLCAALGHPGWATDPRFASNAARCEHVALLKRLIEAVTLGAPCAEWIATLDAAGVPTGRVQDMAEVLRDPQLLARNMVVPVAARPGGPAFTAAGNPIKMSTLPDLRQRGPAPALDADRAAILGWLSGPPEGAS from the coding sequence ATGGCCCCGCTTTCCGGCATCACCATCCTCGATCTGACACATGTTCTGGCGGGGCCGTTCTGCGCCACGATTCTGGCCGATCTGGGCGCGCATGTGATCAAGGTCGAACGCCCCAGCACCGGCGATGACACCCGCGCCTTCCCCCCCTTCACGAACGGGGAAAGCGCCTATTTTGCGGCGCTGAATGCCGGAAAACGCTCCATCGCGCTGGATTTGAAGGCCGAGGCGGATCGCCAGATTTTCGAGGCGCTGCTGGCCCGCGCCGATGTGCTGCTGGAGAATTACCGCCCCGGCGTGATGGAGCGCCTGGGCTATGGCTGGCAGGATCTGCAAAGCCGCCTGCCCCGGCTGATCTACGGCGCGGTTTCGGGCTTTGGCCATAGCGGACCAGAGGCCGGCAAACCCGCCTATGACATGGTGGTGCAGGCGCGCGGCGGTGTGATGAGCATCACCGGCGAGGAAGGCGGGCCGCCGGTGCGGGTCGGCGCCTCGCTGGGCGACATCGTGGCGGGCATGTATCTGGCGCAGGGGGTGCTGGCGGCGCTTTATGACCGCAGCCGCACCGGCCTTGGTGCCAAGATCGACATCTCGATGCTGGATTGCCAGTTGGCCATTCAGGAACACAGCATTGCCATCACCACGGCCACCGGCATACCACCGGGCCGCACCGGCGCGCGCCATCCTACCATCACGCCCTTTTCCACCTATCGCGCGGCGGACGGGTTCTTTGTGATCGCGGCGGGCAATGACGCGCTGTTTGCCCGGCTCTGTGCGGCGCTGGGCCACCCCGGCTGGGCCACGGATCCCCGCTTTGCCAGCAATGCCGCGCGCTGCGAGCATGTCGCGCTGCTGAAACGCCTGATCGAGGCGGTGACACTGGGCGCGCCCTGTGCGGAGTGGATCGCCACGCTGGACGCGGCGGGCGTACCGACCGGCCGTGTGCAGGACATGGCCGAGGTGCTGCGCGACCCACAACTGCTGGCCCGCAACATGGTGGTGCCGGTGGCCGCGCGTCCGGGTGGGCCTGCCTTCACTGCCGCAGGCAACCCGATCAAGATGTCCACCCTGCCGGATCTGCGGCAGCGCGGCCCGGCCCCGGCGCTGGATGCCGACCGCGCCGCCATCCTCGGCTGGCTGTCCGGCCCGCCAGAGGGCGCAAGCTGA
- a CDS encoding calcium-binding protein: MSSLSEINAIHVLCSAEEAAARDRAAGTYAANIASDSRYYMWQGQQQILPLGMDGEPELFAAGLRAALPGVNTLRLSFNAFAFDDAGGLHPLYERFLAAAASQGFKLIFTYTDGGQQTTGADGSLTTDQIGAALDGAVQDRAVDSWTRLMDWMADHPAVESSVWGYELANEAAAYERAVVLAPRGTKGAAEARFVELYARHMAELAEVVQTRQDDARILVGGWAYSARFVDMAENMVGAQTALDYLRDQVGAALVWAAHLYPGWHSGTAQGPEAMIAAFEAVFAPLGEDDILLTETSLSGALINDFSLPDSMTTHLARTQEWFADRGIGVTWFSGAEAGASSLVSVDSDGSLRYLHQHSLAFALNAFSLDDAPAAHAGNQVIHASLRAAKLRNEAYDGGLTMDPVHKIGTGFGHGGNDTLFGGTAANNFLYGGQGHDRVQGAEAEDFLFGQMGDDTLAGLAGNDLLFGGRGNDLLRGQGGNDTLEGGAGADRFDASAGNDLITDAEMAAGDLIFLGRGYTGWAQIAARISHQAINGPTVNDVVIRHADATQTVLLDMRGALGAAAFLFSGTADRVEGTTKADLIAEGYQDMDGNVFSAPIRRIAAGHGNDTINGSLAADWLDGNAGDDLLQGSKGADTLSGAVGRDSLFGGDGRDVVMGGGDADLLHGGAADDVIATGQGNDLAYGGAGADRIRGEAGQDTLYGGTGWDVIHTGAEASTVFGDAGRDTIMADIERAGHRLSGGSGGDSFVFHSADATGRSQSVITDFTAGQDRILWGSRVIDLDHLPKGMALHDSAAGLVLEFSPGNSVLLEGFFL, encoded by the coding sequence ATGAGCAGCCTGAGCGAGATCAACGCCATTCATGTGCTCTGCTCTGCCGAAGAGGCCGCGGCGCGGGATCGCGCGGCGGGCACCTATGCTGCCAATATCGCCAGCGACAGCCGCTATTACATGTGGCAGGGCCAGCAGCAGATCCTGCCGCTGGGCATGGATGGCGAACCGGAGCTGTTTGCCGCAGGCCTGCGCGCCGCCCTGCCCGGTGTGAACACGCTGCGCCTGTCGTTCAATGCCTTTGCCTTTGATGACGCGGGCGGGCTGCATCCGCTCTATGAACGCTTTCTGGCCGCCGCTGCGTCGCAGGGTTTCAAGCTGATCTTCACCTATACCGATGGCGGGCAGCAGACGACCGGGGCCGATGGCAGCCTGACCACCGATCAGATTGGCGCGGCGCTGGATGGCGCGGTGCAGGACCGCGCCGTCGACAGTTGGACCCGCCTGATGGACTGGATGGCCGATCATCCCGCCGTGGAATCCTCGGTCTGGGGCTATGAGCTGGCGAATGAGGCCGCCGCCTATGAACGGGCGGTGGTGCTGGCCCCGCGCGGCACCAAGGGTGCGGCCGAAGCCCGCTTTGTGGAGCTTTATGCCCGCCACATGGCTGAACTGGCCGAGGTCGTGCAGACCCGGCAGGATGACGCCCGCATCCTTGTGGGCGGCTGGGCCTATTCGGCGCGTTTTGTCGATATGGCGGAAAACATGGTCGGAGCGCAGACCGCACTGGATTACCTGCGCGACCAGGTGGGGGCGGCGTTGGTCTGGGCGGCGCATCTTTATCCCGGCTGGCACAGCGGCACCGCGCAGGGGCCAGAGGCCATGATCGCGGCCTTTGAGGCGGTGTTCGCGCCTCTGGGCGAGGATGACATCCTGCTGACTGAAACCAGCCTCTCCGGCGCGCTGATCAATGATTTCAGCCTGCCGGACAGCATGACCACCCATCTGGCGCGCACGCAGGAGTGGTTTGCTGATCGCGGCATCGGCGTCACCTGGTTTTCCGGGGCCGAGGCCGGGGCCTCCAGCCTCGTATCGGTCGACAGCGATGGCAGCCTGCGTTACCTGCACCAGCACAGCCTTGCCTTCGCGCTCAATGCCTTCTCGCTGGACGATGCGCCTGCCGCCCATGCCGGGAATCAGGTGATCCATGCCAGCCTGCGCGCGGCCAAGCTGCGCAACGAGGCCTATGATGGCGGGCTGACGATGGATCCCGTGCACAAGATCGGCACCGGCTTTGGCCATGGCGGCAATGACACGCTGTTCGGCGGCACAGCCGCCAACAATTTCCTTTACGGTGGTCAGGGGCACGACCGGGTGCAGGGCGCCGAGGCCGAGGATTTTCTGTTCGGCCAGATGGGCGATGACACACTGGCGGGGCTGGCGGGCAATGATCTGCTGTTTGGCGGCCGGGGCAACGACCTGCTGCGCGGTCAGGGCGGCAATGACACGCTGGAGGGCGGCGCAGGCGCGGACAGGTTCGATGCCAGCGCGGGCAATGACCTGATCACCGATGCCGAAATGGCGGCGGGCGATCTGATCTTTCTGGGGCGCGGCTATACCGGCTGGGCCCAGATTGCCGCCCGGATCAGCCATCAGGCCATCAACGGGCCGACGGTGAATGATGTGGTGATCCGCCACGCCGATGCCACGCAAACGGTTCTGCTCGACATGCGCGGCGCGCTGGGCGCGGCGGCATTCCTGTTTTCGGGCACCGCTGATCGGGTGGAGGGCACCACAAAGGCCGATCTGATTGCCGAAGGCTATCAGGATATGGATGGCAATGTGTTTTCTGCCCCGATCCGGCGGATCGCGGCGGGTCATGGCAATGACACGATCAATGGCAGCCTTGCCGCCGACTGGCTGGATGGCAATGCGGGCGATGATCTGCTGCAGGGCAGCAAGGGGGCCGATACCCTGTCTGGCGCGGTGGGGCGGGACAGCCTGTTTGGCGGCGACGGGCGCGATGTGGTCATGGGCGGCGGCGATGCCGACTTGCTGCATGGCGGCGCGGCGGATGATGTGATCGCCACGGGTCAGGGCAATGATCTGGCCTATGGCGGCGCCGGGGCCGACCGGATCCGCGGCGAGGCCGGGCAGGACACGCTGTATGGCGGCACGGGCTGGGATGTGATCCATACCGGGGCCGAGGCCAGCACGGTGTTCGGCGACGCCGGGCGCGACACCATCATGGCCGATATTGAACGGGCCGGGCACCGGCTGAGCGGCGGCAGCGGCGGCGACAGTTTCGTGTTCCATTCCGCCGATGCGACCGGGCGCAGCCAGTCGGTGATCACCGATTTCACCGCCGGGCAGGACCGCATCCTGTGGGGCAGCCGGGTGATTGATCTGGACCATCTGCCGAAAGGCATGGCGCTGCACGACAGCGCCGCTGGTCTGGTTCTGGAATTCTCGCCCGGCAATTCGGTGCTGCTGGAGGGGTTTTTCCTCTGA